The Malassezia japonica chromosome 5, complete sequence genome contains a region encoding:
- the DAL2 gene encoding Allantoicase (COG:F; EggNog:ENOG503NWKI) — translation MSFLPISLEEQSRTLAVTSVEVSSSALGGQVLGCSDEWFAAASNLIKPGPAESLKGQFGPNGALYDGWESRRHNPTYDWAILRLGPSGGGRITGFDIDTTTFNGNEGPAAAVYGAHLPEDAPAPKADDKCWEPILPEVPCGPLAHHVYAYSDPAGTPKTYTHIQLHMIPDGGISRFRVYGVVQVPPVGAGVSEEVVPGHPELNTLDLAHVLNGGRVVYTNDQHFGIGPNILLPGRGKDMGDGWETKRSRTPNHHDWVVVRLGEAGVLSRVEIDTIHFLGNFPESCVLHGCYYEGPEDVPGEHEAVDSPKWFPILGRTKLGPGKQHYYEVEEGARSRVFTHVRLIIFPDGGIKRLRIVGRRNRALEAAGITTPEQRAALPAVPIPSS, via the coding sequence ATGTCCTTCCTGCCCatctcgctcgaggagcaaAGCCGTACGCTGGCCGTGACCTCTGTCGAGGTGTCGTCTTCCGCTCTTGGCGGCCAGGTCCTAGGATGCTCGGACGAGTGGTTTGCTGCTGCTTCGAACCTCATCAAGCCCGGCCCCGCCGAGTCACTCAAAGGCCAGTTTGGGCCGAACGGCGCGCTGTACGATGGCTGGGAGTCGCGTCGCCACAATCCCACGTACGACTGGGCGATCTTGCGTCTTGGACCTTCGGGCGGCGGTCGGATCACCGGATTTGATATCGATACCACGACCTTTAACGGCAACGAGGgcccggccgccgccgtgtACGGCGCCCACCTGCCGGaagacgcgccggcgcccaaGGCGGACGACAAGTGCTGGGAGCCGATCCTGCCCGAGGTGCCGTGTGGCCCGCTTGCGCACCACGTCTACGCTTATTCGGACCCTGCGGGAACGCCCAAGACGTACACGCACATCCAGCTGCACATGATCCCTGACGGCGGTATCTCGCGCTTCCGCGTGTATGGTGTCGTGCAAGTCCCCCCGGTCGGTGCGGGTGTGAGTGAAGAGGTGGTGCCGGGCCATCCCGAGCTGAACACGCTCGACCTTGCGCATGTGCTCAACGGCGGTCGCGTGGTGTACACCAACGACCAGCACTTTGGTATCGGGCCCAATATCCTCCTGCCCGGCCGCGGCAAGGATATGGGCGACGGCTGGGAGACcaagcgctcgcgcacgccgaacCACCACGACTGGGTGGTCGTGCGGCtgggcgaggcgggcgTGCTGAGCCGTGTCGAGATCGATACCATCCACTTCCTGGGCAACTTTCCCGAGAGTTGCGTGCTGCACGGCTGCTACTACGAAGGGCCCGAGGATGTGCCGGGGGAGcacgaggcggtcgacTCGCCCAAGTGGTTCCCGATCCTGGGCCGCACCAAGCTCGGCCCAGGCAAGCAGCACTACTACGAGGTGGAAGAGGGTGCACGTTCGCGCGTCTTTACGCATGTGCGCCTGATCATCTTCCCGGACGGCGGAAtcaagcgcctgcgcatcgtcggccgccgcaacCGCGcactcgaggcggcgggcATCACGACGCcagagcagcgcgccgcgcttccTGCTGTCCCGATTCCCAGTAGCTAA
- the PPE1 gene encoding protein phosphatase methylesterase-1 (MEROPS:MER0036069; BUSCO:EOG09264E5J; EggNog:ENOG503NYW4; COG:S), which yields MPDGANLRVAALKKRASAAPNPPLEEEEEEADTLGDLPGERPSRVVNPGLLVPPARAPAAYTPEKSDDCFAAALEVEIPVDGAEVPAKVRTYFTPPRNAAPDGSLANTTVFVCHHGAGFGALSFALMAKEVTRLTRGEVGVLAYDCRGHGRSQYPDNVVRDMSLDALTSDLWSVLSTVFPEEHKRPAFVLIGHSMGGAVVTSVAHALQSRSLARVSGVAMIDIVEGTSLRLLPQMGEIVRRRPEGFVSVEAAIQWHVETRTIRNLDSARRSVPSLVRKVPSCEPLAYRWSADLISTEPFWRGWFTGLSSRFLTCRAARLLILAETDNLDQELMIGQMQGKYQLNDQPQATARTLVQFWERNEKLSLPIPGLKKVGQA from the exons ATGCCCGACGGGGCGAATTTACGCGTGGCGGCGCTCAAGAAGCGTGCCTCGGCTGCGCCTAACCCTCCCTtggaagaggaggaggaagaaGCGGATACCCTTGGCGACCTCCCTGGGGAGCGTCCTTCACGTGTTGTGAACCCTGGGCTGCTTGTCCCCCCCGCCCGCGCCCCCGCGGCCTATACACCGGAAAAGTCAGACGACTGCTTCGCGGCGGCTCTGGAAGTCGAGATTCCCGTggacggcgccgaggtccCTGCGAAAGTGCGCACCTACTTTACTCCGCCCCGGAATGCTGCGCCGGACGGGAGCTTGGCGAATACGACGGTGTTTGTGTGCCACCATGGCGCCGGATTCGGCGCGCTTTCCTTTGCGCTTATGGCAAAAGAGGTAACGCGGCTCACGCGCGGCGAAGTCGGCGTTCTGGCGTACGACTGCCGCGGGCACGGGCGCTCGCAATATCCCGACAATGTGGTGCGCGAcatgtcgctcgacgcgctcaccTCGGATCTCTGGTCGGTACTCTCGACCGTCTTTCCGGAGGAGCACAAACGCCCTGCGTTTGTCCTGATCGGCCACTCGATGGGCGGCGCTGTCGTAACATCTGTTGCACATGCCCTTCAGTCGCGCTCGCTTGCGCGGGTGAGCGGCGTGGCGATGATCGACATTGTCGAAGGCACGTCGCTGCGTCTCCTACCCCAGATGGGCGAAATCGTCCGGCGCCGTCCTGAAGGGTTCGTCAGTGTCGAGGCTGCGATCCAGTGGCACGTCGAGACACGCACGATCCGCAACCTGGACagtgcgcgacgcagcgtcCCTTCGCTCGTCCGCAAAGTGCCGTCGTGCGAGCCGCTTGCTTATCGCTGGTCGGCCGATCTTATTTCTACGGAGCCCTTTTGGCGAGGCTGGTTTACAGGGCTCTCGAGCCGGTTCCTgacgtgccgcgcggcgcggctgcTCATCCTTGCCGAGACCGACAATCTCGACCAGGAGCTGATGATTGGGCAGATGCAAGGCAAATACCAACTGAAT GACCAGCCTCAAGCTACGGCACGCACCCTCGTCCAGTTCTGGGAACGCAACGAGAAGCTCTCGCTGCCCATCCCCGGACTGAAGAAAGTAGGCCAGGCGTAG
- a CDS encoding uncharacterized protein (SECRETED:SignalP(1-20)), which yields MKAWLALVALVALLVQLTAAQKDAAKSAYDSIAQGWAHATDNLGGAITTAVSDVNKGASKVVQGVQNHAESASTNAAPTSGAPVTVNAKDPNQSYSKAMGTLQTYGASANSLSQYASSKYSGNANAASSYVNSVSNSAKSSNTINAFNAEGSATGTSNPTAPNAGVRTVPMNSAMTGLAMTLCVLLAGTFFL from the exons ATGAAGGCTTGGCTCGCGTTGGTTGCTctggtcgcgctgctcgtgcagctgACTGCCGCGCAGAAGG ACGCGGCCAAGTCCGCCTACGACAGCATCGCACAAGGTTGGGCGCACGCTACGGACAACCTCGGTGGCGCCATTACCACTGCGGTCTCCGACGTGAACAAGGGTGCCTCGAAAGTCGTCCAAGGCGTCCAGAACCACGCTGAATCTGCCTCGACGAATG CCGCTCCTACCTCGGGTGCGCCGGTCACGGTCAATGCCAAGGACCCCAACCAGTCCTACAGCAAGGCGATGGGCACGCTGCAGACCTATGGTGCTAGTGCCAACTCGCTTTCCCAATACGCTTCTTCCAAGTACTCTGGAAATGCCAACGCTGCGTCGAGCTACGTTAATTCCGTCTCGAACTCGGCCAAGTCGTCCAACACCATCAACGCTTTCAATGCCGAAGGCTCGGCCACGGGCACGTCCAACCCTACTGCCCCCAACGCGGGTGTCCGCACGGTGCCGATGAACAGTGCCATGACGGGTCTTGCGATGACTCTCTGTGTGCTTCTGGCCGGCACCTTTTTCCTGTAA